A single Watersipora subatra chromosome 7, tzWatSuba1.1, whole genome shotgun sequence DNA region contains:
- the LOC137401240 gene encoding uncharacterized protein isoform X1 → MAVKAAGGAGDQVRRLANELLDETANKAIRDYQLAVEEIPWGPDYDHQVSEYRQRFTVFQQRYRQIQFAMVDDMADLKAEILRMGRECYRFNAGLPMYSYQHEIMKTISESQVSIVVGDTGSGKSTQVCQYLYEHGFANGNHKIICTQPRKVAATSLAERVSTEMKTALGNLVGYQVGMKGKVSNETKIVFSTDHCLLNECLKDRLFLQYSVLVIDEAHERSIFTDLLLGLIKKCLPQRPDLKVIITSATIDPAVFQKYFGECPVVRVPGRMYPVDVSYSHGSLPSANEYLQFVLDCVKQLHAEKEPGDILAFLVTPLDCERGTEELADLADAVCFPLHGQLSAEKYAEVMAPITDGRRKVVLATNCAETSITIPGIKYVVDCGLAKEKQFDPKVNVSKLVICGISKSSADQRKGRAGRVESGECIRLYSEHDYQSMEEIAVPEILRVNLGQAVLSLIALGIKDPLSFDFVQSPDKQSLKSAHELLKSLGCLDIDGGLNDIGKKMVHLPVDPKFAKFILLCCDHGVGYKDIAMAAMCIQGNMVFYRGSTDEEKVAADAKKAKFLDKCGDSFTFLKLFASWQSQPAHNRGQWCFENSINAKLMKNAYSLVKELRKCLNRQLNIKVEEEALLLDNLEVIEKNYLACFFPNNLCFFSGFDRVGYFVPQVQKYCPLHPSSTLSYCGEAPKIAIFENILETSRKYLISVSKVDQVNYNYGGGWLNETYITQLVGQFPLSKAGPAIQRDLYYTRRAIKNEMKDVFAHCLLVPDLLWSPPKQNSLWVNLIVRHSDYQLVNEYIQTNFVAPLIDAARMKKKEVGVDGKSDVKVYLGAGGKVCSCVMPDEFISVKIVLKRACDASLLENQQVSELLSGFGEIIKIEKVEQQATTWGFVEFCQPSSAAQAVARDFPLFHCLKSHHRPQTATEEDGFRGSITVEWLRRPSKEHAFVKLPPGLLDEHLFTVASFSLGFTTCTARRNKKDYNNLFLKPVPKDCTDKMILDNMPSFLRACNPNIIIPSEPAFQEIELDHQAIKALLQPSLQASGLTLASVKFLNDRETCRIVRCFIQMGSIASCLKFLDSLELCNLHHQCRPLKFIASWTYLFKLPVKVYDFLEKDITQRATLLGSTTQFRVEPKFKKVGTLNCRSNDHNNLKRLQTELSQIIYGVPFDCGGTLSRSLLTGKHDEMLKKVMDQTGVLIEKDARQDRLNLYGGLSNTVTAQGALIEFLEILGSKNHLESVFPLKGGGKPPGLMKLLLRKYKVDLHELNAIEGSVSVRLDLRKHEIQYLGTSDAYHAIQAELDKLEKEAVDRNRSRVETQCPVCLDEVEEDKVQLSLCGHHYCKECFNDWMKSTIKNKSFPLCCTAEDCNEFLCIDDISITNDVINASVESFVARNKEYEFCPTPDCPNIYHATEISQTYHCSMCFVRTCTRCHKNAHLLNEACSADPDSNSIGRWMEEDPENRKKCPGCGFGIEKNEGCFRMSCTKCNAHFCWNCLTVYPSISAVYGHNCPGRAGRPQ, encoded by the exons ATGGCTGTCAAAGCGGCTGGCGGAGCCGGGGATCAAGTAAGGAGGCTGGCTAACGAATTACTTGACGAAACAGCAAATAAAGCAATCAGAGATTACCAACTAGCTGTTGAAGAAATTCCTTGGGGACCAGACTATGATCACCAG GTTTCCGAGTACAGACAACGTTTTACGGTCTTTCAGCAAAGATATCGCCAAATCCAGTTTGCTATGGTAGACGATATGGCTGATCTAAAAGCGGAAATTTTAAGGATGGGGAGAGAATGCTATCGCTTCAATGCTGGACTGCCCATGTACTCATACCAACATGAAATCATGAAGACCATCAGCGAATCGCAAGTCAGCATAGTGGTTGGAGATACGGGATCAGGCAAAAGTACACAAGTCTGCCAATACCTCTATGAGCATGGTTTTGCTAATGGcaatcataaaattatttgcaCCCAGCCACGGAAAGTGGCAGCAACGAGTCTCGCTGAACGTGTTTCTACAGAAATGAAAACAGCATTAGGAAACCTTGTCGGTTATCAAGTGGGCATGAAAGGAAAAGTTTCTAATGAGACTAAGATTGTATTTTCAACTGATCATTGCCTGCTGAATGAGTGTCTTAAAGACCGTCTATTTCTCCAATACTCAGTTCTAGTGATTGATGAAGCGCACGAACGTAGCATCTTTACTGATCTTTTGCTTGGTCTTAtcaaaaaatgtcttccacAACGTCCAGATCTAAAAGTGATCATCACATCGGCCACAATCGACCCAGCAGTATTTCAGAAATACTTTGGTGAATGTCCGGTTGTGAGGGTTCCTGGTAGAATGTACCCTGTAGATGTTTCTTATTCACATGGTAGTCTACCTTCTGCTAATGAGTACTTGCAGTTTGTTCTTGACTGCGTAAAACAGCTGCATGCAGAGAAAGAACCTGGAGATATATTAGCATTTTTGGTAACACCATTAGATTGTGAGCGTGGTACAGAGGAGTTGGCTGATTTGGCTGATGCTGTATGTTTTCCTTTACACGGACAGCTGAGTGCTGAAAAATATGCTGAAGTTATGGCACCCATTACCGATGGTCGTAGAAAAGTTGTGCTTGCCACCAACTGCGCCGAAACATCTATCACCATTCCTGGGATCAAATATGTAGTGGACTGTGGTCTTGCAAAAGAAAAGCAGTTTGATCCGAAAGTAAATGTCTCAAAACTAGTCATATGTGGAATCAGTAAAAGTTCAGCAGACCAAAGGAAAGGGCGAGCGGGACGAGTTGAGTCTGGAGAATGCATCCGATTGTACAGTGAGCATGATTATCAGAGTATGGAAGAGATAGCTGTGCCTGAAATTCTTCGTGTCAACCTTGGCCAGGCTGTACTGAGTCTTATTGCATTGGGCATAAAAGACCCCCTGTCTTTTGATTTTGTCCAAAGCCCTGATaaacaaagtttgaaaagtgCCCATGAGCTTTTGAAGAGTTTAGGGTGCTTAGACATTGATGGTGGTCTTAACGATATTGGAAAGAAGATGGTGCACCTTCCAGTTGATCCCAAATTTGCCAAGTTCATTTTGCTTTGCTGCGACCATGGTGTTGGCTACAAAGACATAGCAATGGCTGCCATGTGCATTCAAGGAAACATGGTATTTTATAGAGGTTCAACTGATGAGGAAAAGGTAGCAGCGGATGCCAAAAAAGCCAAATTTCTCGACAAATGTGGTGATTCTTTTACATTTCTAAAGCTATTTGCTTCTTGGCAGTCTCAGCCAGCTCATAACCGAGGTCAATGGTGTTTTGAGAATTCCATCAATGCCAAGCTCATGAAGAATGCCTACAGTCTGGTCAAAGAACTTAGGAAATGTCTCAATCGCCAACTAAATATCAAAGTGGAAGAAGAAGCACTGCTTCTCGACAACTTGGAAGTCATTGAGAAGAACTATCTTGCTTGTTTCTTCCCCAACAATTTGTGCTTTTTTTCTGGCTTTGACCGAGTTGGTTATTTTGTTCCGCAAGTGCAAAAGTATTGCCCTCTTCATCCTTCTTCAACATTGAGCTATTGCGGAGAGGCTCCAAAGATTGCAatctttgaaaacattttggaaaCCAGCCGAAAATATTTGATTTCGGTGAGCAAAGTTGATCAGGTTAATTACAACTATGGCGGAGGTTGGCTGAATGAAACGTACATCACGCAGCTAGTCGGGCAGTTTCCCTTATCAAAGGCTGGACCTGCTATTCAAAGAGATCTTTACTATACCCGTCGGGCAATCAAGAATGAGATGAAGGATGTTTTCGCTCACTGCCTTCTAGTGCCTGATTTGCTATGGTCACCACCGAAGCAAAACAGTTTATGGGTGAATCTAATAGTGCGACACAGTGATTATCAGCTGGTGAATGAGTACATCCAGACTAATTTCGTTGCTCCCCTGATTGACGCTGCACGTATGAAAAAGAAGGAGGTTGGAGTTGATGGTAAATCTGATGTGAAGGTCTATCTAGGAGCTGGAGGTAAAGTCTGTTCTTGTGTGATGCCAGATGAGTTTATTTCTGTAAAGATTGTCCTCAAAAGAGCATGCGATGCTTCACTTTTGGAAAATCAGCAAGTTTCAGAACTACTGTCAGGCTTTGGGGAGATTATCAAAATAGAAAAGGTAGAACAACAAGCCACAACATGGGGGTTTGTGGAATTCTGCCAACCATCTTCAGCTGCACAGGCTGTTGCTAGAGATTTTCCTTTGTTTCATTGTTTGAAATCTCACCATAGACCTCAAACAGCTACTGAAGAAGATGGCTTTCGCGGTTCCATCACTGTCGAATGGTTGCGGAGGCCAAGCAAAGAGCATGCGTTTGTGAAATTGCCTCCAGGGTTGCTAGACGAGCATCTCTTTACTGTAGCATCATTTTCGTTGGGTTTCACAACCTGCACTGCAAGGCGCAACAAGAAAGATTACAACAATTTATTTCTGAAGCCTGTTCCTAAAGATTGCACAGACAAAATGATTTTGGATAATATGCCTAGTTTTCTTCGAGCCTGTAATCCTAACATTATCATTCCGTCTGAGCCTGCATTTCAGGAAATTGAACTTGATCATCAAGCTATCAAGGCACTACTACAACCTTCTTTGCAGGCTTCTGGGCTGACATTGGCCTCCGTAAAGTTTCTTAATGACAGAGAAACGTGTCGTATTGTGCGATGCTTCATTCAAATGGGTTCGATAGCTTCATGTCTCAAGTTCCTAGACTCTTTAGAACTTTGTAACCTACATCATCAGTGCAGGCCATTGAAATTCATTGCTAGCTGGACATATCTTTTTAAACTGCCTGTCAAAGTGTATGATTTTTTGGAAAAGGACATTACACAGAGGGCGACACTCCTAGGTTCAACAACTCAGTTCCGTGTAGAGCCAAAATTTAAAAAGGTTGGAACATTGAACTGTCGATCGAATGACCACAACAATCTCAAGAGGCTTCAGACTGAACTTTCACAGATAATATACGGAGTACCATTTGATTGTGGTGGAACACTCAGTAGGTCGCTTTTGACTGGTAAACACGATGAAATGCTCAAAAAGGTGATGGATCAGACAGGAGTTCTAATTGAAAAGGATGCACGACAAGATCGATTAAATCTCTATGGCGGCCTTTCAAACACAGTAACAGCTCAGGGAGCACTTATTGAGTTTTTAGAAATACTCGGCAGTAAAAATCATTTGGAAAGTGTGTTTCCGTTGAAAGGAGGTGGCAAACCACCTGGTCTCATGAAACTGCTCTTGCGAAAGTACAAAGTGGACTTGCATGAATTGAATGCTATCGAGGGTTCCGTGAGTGTGCGATTAGATCTCAGAAAACATGAAATACAGTACCTTGGGACATCTGATGCTTATCATGCAATTCAAGCAGAGTTGGACAAACTTGAGAAAGAAGCCGTTGATAGAAATCGTAGCAGAGTTGAAACTCAATGCCCGGTTTGCTTGGATGAAGTTGAAGAAGACAAAGTGCAACTTTCTTTATGCGGCCACCACTATTGCAAAGAGTGCTTCAATGACTGGATGAAAAGTACTATCAAAAACAAGTCTTTTCCACTCTGTTGTACTGCAGAAGATTGCAATGAGTTTCTGTGCATTGATGATATTTCCATCACAAATGATGTGATCAATGCCTCTGTGGAATCCTTTGTGGCGCGGAACAAGGAATACGAATTTTGTCCAACACCCGATTGCCCTAACATCTACCATGCTACTGAAATATCTCAAACTTATCATTGTTCTATGTGTTTTGTGAGAACCTGCACACGTTGTCACAAAAATGCCCATTTACTAAATGAGGCTTGCTCAGCTGACCCCGATTCCAACTCAATAGGTAGATGGATGGAAGAAGATCCAGAAAATCGAAAAAAGTGTCCAGGCTGTGGATTTGGTATTGAGAAAAATGAAGGATGTTTTCGCATGAGTTGCACAAAATGTAATGCTCATTTTTGTTGGAATTGTCTTACTGTTTACCCAAGTATCTCAGCAGTGTATGGTCATAACTGTCCTGGAAGAGCTGGTCGTCCTCAATAG
- the LOC137401240 gene encoding uncharacterized protein isoform X2, producing MAVKAAGGAGDQVRRLANELLDETANKAIRDYQLAVEEIPWGPDYDHQQRYRQIQFAMVDDMADLKAEILRMGRECYRFNAGLPMYSYQHEIMKTISESQVSIVVGDTGSGKSTQVCQYLYEHGFANGNHKIICTQPRKVAATSLAERVSTEMKTALGNLVGYQVGMKGKVSNETKIVFSTDHCLLNECLKDRLFLQYSVLVIDEAHERSIFTDLLLGLIKKCLPQRPDLKVIITSATIDPAVFQKYFGECPVVRVPGRMYPVDVSYSHGSLPSANEYLQFVLDCVKQLHAEKEPGDILAFLVTPLDCERGTEELADLADAVCFPLHGQLSAEKYAEVMAPITDGRRKVVLATNCAETSITIPGIKYVVDCGLAKEKQFDPKVNVSKLVICGISKSSADQRKGRAGRVESGECIRLYSEHDYQSMEEIAVPEILRVNLGQAVLSLIALGIKDPLSFDFVQSPDKQSLKSAHELLKSLGCLDIDGGLNDIGKKMVHLPVDPKFAKFILLCCDHGVGYKDIAMAAMCIQGNMVFYRGSTDEEKVAADAKKAKFLDKCGDSFTFLKLFASWQSQPAHNRGQWCFENSINAKLMKNAYSLVKELRKCLNRQLNIKVEEEALLLDNLEVIEKNYLACFFPNNLCFFSGFDRVGYFVPQVQKYCPLHPSSTLSYCGEAPKIAIFENILETSRKYLISVSKVDQVNYNYGGGWLNETYITQLVGQFPLSKAGPAIQRDLYYTRRAIKNEMKDVFAHCLLVPDLLWSPPKQNSLWVNLIVRHSDYQLVNEYIQTNFVAPLIDAARMKKKEVGVDGKSDVKVYLGAGGKVCSCVMPDEFISVKIVLKRACDASLLENQQVSELLSGFGEIIKIEKVEQQATTWGFVEFCQPSSAAQAVARDFPLFHCLKSHHRPQTATEEDGFRGSITVEWLRRPSKEHAFVKLPPGLLDEHLFTVASFSLGFTTCTARRNKKDYNNLFLKPVPKDCTDKMILDNMPSFLRACNPNIIIPSEPAFQEIELDHQAIKALLQPSLQASGLTLASVKFLNDRETCRIVRCFIQMGSIASCLKFLDSLELCNLHHQCRPLKFIASWTYLFKLPVKVYDFLEKDITQRATLLGSTTQFRVEPKFKKVGTLNCRSNDHNNLKRLQTELSQIIYGVPFDCGGTLSRSLLTGKHDEMLKKVMDQTGVLIEKDARQDRLNLYGGLSNTVTAQGALIEFLEILGSKNHLESVFPLKGGGKPPGLMKLLLRKYKVDLHELNAIEGSVSVRLDLRKHEIQYLGTSDAYHAIQAELDKLEKEAVDRNRSRVETQCPVCLDEVEEDKVQLSLCGHHYCKECFNDWMKSTIKNKSFPLCCTAEDCNEFLCIDDISITNDVINASVESFVARNKEYEFCPTPDCPNIYHATEISQTYHCSMCFVRTCTRCHKNAHLLNEACSADPDSNSIGRWMEEDPENRKKCPGCGFGIEKNEGCFRMSCTKCNAHFCWNCLTVYPSISAVYGHNCPGRAGRPQ from the exons ATGGCTGTCAAAGCGGCTGGCGGAGCCGGGGATCAAGTAAGGAGGCTGGCTAACGAATTACTTGACGAAACAGCAAATAAAGCAATCAGAGATTACCAACTAGCTGTTGAAGAAATTCCTTGGGGACCAGACTATGATCACCAG CAAAGATATCGCCAAATCCAGTTTGCTATGGTAGACGATATGGCTGATCTAAAAGCGGAAATTTTAAGGATGGGGAGAGAATGCTATCGCTTCAATGCTGGACTGCCCATGTACTCATACCAACATGAAATCATGAAGACCATCAGCGAATCGCAAGTCAGCATAGTGGTTGGAGATACGGGATCAGGCAAAAGTACACAAGTCTGCCAATACCTCTATGAGCATGGTTTTGCTAATGGcaatcataaaattatttgcaCCCAGCCACGGAAAGTGGCAGCAACGAGTCTCGCTGAACGTGTTTCTACAGAAATGAAAACAGCATTAGGAAACCTTGTCGGTTATCAAGTGGGCATGAAAGGAAAAGTTTCTAATGAGACTAAGATTGTATTTTCAACTGATCATTGCCTGCTGAATGAGTGTCTTAAAGACCGTCTATTTCTCCAATACTCAGTTCTAGTGATTGATGAAGCGCACGAACGTAGCATCTTTACTGATCTTTTGCTTGGTCTTAtcaaaaaatgtcttccacAACGTCCAGATCTAAAAGTGATCATCACATCGGCCACAATCGACCCAGCAGTATTTCAGAAATACTTTGGTGAATGTCCGGTTGTGAGGGTTCCTGGTAGAATGTACCCTGTAGATGTTTCTTATTCACATGGTAGTCTACCTTCTGCTAATGAGTACTTGCAGTTTGTTCTTGACTGCGTAAAACAGCTGCATGCAGAGAAAGAACCTGGAGATATATTAGCATTTTTGGTAACACCATTAGATTGTGAGCGTGGTACAGAGGAGTTGGCTGATTTGGCTGATGCTGTATGTTTTCCTTTACACGGACAGCTGAGTGCTGAAAAATATGCTGAAGTTATGGCACCCATTACCGATGGTCGTAGAAAAGTTGTGCTTGCCACCAACTGCGCCGAAACATCTATCACCATTCCTGGGATCAAATATGTAGTGGACTGTGGTCTTGCAAAAGAAAAGCAGTTTGATCCGAAAGTAAATGTCTCAAAACTAGTCATATGTGGAATCAGTAAAAGTTCAGCAGACCAAAGGAAAGGGCGAGCGGGACGAGTTGAGTCTGGAGAATGCATCCGATTGTACAGTGAGCATGATTATCAGAGTATGGAAGAGATAGCTGTGCCTGAAATTCTTCGTGTCAACCTTGGCCAGGCTGTACTGAGTCTTATTGCATTGGGCATAAAAGACCCCCTGTCTTTTGATTTTGTCCAAAGCCCTGATaaacaaagtttgaaaagtgCCCATGAGCTTTTGAAGAGTTTAGGGTGCTTAGACATTGATGGTGGTCTTAACGATATTGGAAAGAAGATGGTGCACCTTCCAGTTGATCCCAAATTTGCCAAGTTCATTTTGCTTTGCTGCGACCATGGTGTTGGCTACAAAGACATAGCAATGGCTGCCATGTGCATTCAAGGAAACATGGTATTTTATAGAGGTTCAACTGATGAGGAAAAGGTAGCAGCGGATGCCAAAAAAGCCAAATTTCTCGACAAATGTGGTGATTCTTTTACATTTCTAAAGCTATTTGCTTCTTGGCAGTCTCAGCCAGCTCATAACCGAGGTCAATGGTGTTTTGAGAATTCCATCAATGCCAAGCTCATGAAGAATGCCTACAGTCTGGTCAAAGAACTTAGGAAATGTCTCAATCGCCAACTAAATATCAAAGTGGAAGAAGAAGCACTGCTTCTCGACAACTTGGAAGTCATTGAGAAGAACTATCTTGCTTGTTTCTTCCCCAACAATTTGTGCTTTTTTTCTGGCTTTGACCGAGTTGGTTATTTTGTTCCGCAAGTGCAAAAGTATTGCCCTCTTCATCCTTCTTCAACATTGAGCTATTGCGGAGAGGCTCCAAAGATTGCAatctttgaaaacattttggaaaCCAGCCGAAAATATTTGATTTCGGTGAGCAAAGTTGATCAGGTTAATTACAACTATGGCGGAGGTTGGCTGAATGAAACGTACATCACGCAGCTAGTCGGGCAGTTTCCCTTATCAAAGGCTGGACCTGCTATTCAAAGAGATCTTTACTATACCCGTCGGGCAATCAAGAATGAGATGAAGGATGTTTTCGCTCACTGCCTTCTAGTGCCTGATTTGCTATGGTCACCACCGAAGCAAAACAGTTTATGGGTGAATCTAATAGTGCGACACAGTGATTATCAGCTGGTGAATGAGTACATCCAGACTAATTTCGTTGCTCCCCTGATTGACGCTGCACGTATGAAAAAGAAGGAGGTTGGAGTTGATGGTAAATCTGATGTGAAGGTCTATCTAGGAGCTGGAGGTAAAGTCTGTTCTTGTGTGATGCCAGATGAGTTTATTTCTGTAAAGATTGTCCTCAAAAGAGCATGCGATGCTTCACTTTTGGAAAATCAGCAAGTTTCAGAACTACTGTCAGGCTTTGGGGAGATTATCAAAATAGAAAAGGTAGAACAACAAGCCACAACATGGGGGTTTGTGGAATTCTGCCAACCATCTTCAGCTGCACAGGCTGTTGCTAGAGATTTTCCTTTGTTTCATTGTTTGAAATCTCACCATAGACCTCAAACAGCTACTGAAGAAGATGGCTTTCGCGGTTCCATCACTGTCGAATGGTTGCGGAGGCCAAGCAAAGAGCATGCGTTTGTGAAATTGCCTCCAGGGTTGCTAGACGAGCATCTCTTTACTGTAGCATCATTTTCGTTGGGTTTCACAACCTGCACTGCAAGGCGCAACAAGAAAGATTACAACAATTTATTTCTGAAGCCTGTTCCTAAAGATTGCACAGACAAAATGATTTTGGATAATATGCCTAGTTTTCTTCGAGCCTGTAATCCTAACATTATCATTCCGTCTGAGCCTGCATTTCAGGAAATTGAACTTGATCATCAAGCTATCAAGGCACTACTACAACCTTCTTTGCAGGCTTCTGGGCTGACATTGGCCTCCGTAAAGTTTCTTAATGACAGAGAAACGTGTCGTATTGTGCGATGCTTCATTCAAATGGGTTCGATAGCTTCATGTCTCAAGTTCCTAGACTCTTTAGAACTTTGTAACCTACATCATCAGTGCAGGCCATTGAAATTCATTGCTAGCTGGACATATCTTTTTAAACTGCCTGTCAAAGTGTATGATTTTTTGGAAAAGGACATTACACAGAGGGCGACACTCCTAGGTTCAACAACTCAGTTCCGTGTAGAGCCAAAATTTAAAAAGGTTGGAACATTGAACTGTCGATCGAATGACCACAACAATCTCAAGAGGCTTCAGACTGAACTTTCACAGATAATATACGGAGTACCATTTGATTGTGGTGGAACACTCAGTAGGTCGCTTTTGACTGGTAAACACGATGAAATGCTCAAAAAGGTGATGGATCAGACAGGAGTTCTAATTGAAAAGGATGCACGACAAGATCGATTAAATCTCTATGGCGGCCTTTCAAACACAGTAACAGCTCAGGGAGCACTTATTGAGTTTTTAGAAATACTCGGCAGTAAAAATCATTTGGAAAGTGTGTTTCCGTTGAAAGGAGGTGGCAAACCACCTGGTCTCATGAAACTGCTCTTGCGAAAGTACAAAGTGGACTTGCATGAATTGAATGCTATCGAGGGTTCCGTGAGTGTGCGATTAGATCTCAGAAAACATGAAATACAGTACCTTGGGACATCTGATGCTTATCATGCAATTCAAGCAGAGTTGGACAAACTTGAGAAAGAAGCCGTTGATAGAAATCGTAGCAGAGTTGAAACTCAATGCCCGGTTTGCTTGGATGAAGTTGAAGAAGACAAAGTGCAACTTTCTTTATGCGGCCACCACTATTGCAAAGAGTGCTTCAATGACTGGATGAAAAGTACTATCAAAAACAAGTCTTTTCCACTCTGTTGTACTGCAGAAGATTGCAATGAGTTTCTGTGCATTGATGATATTTCCATCACAAATGATGTGATCAATGCCTCTGTGGAATCCTTTGTGGCGCGGAACAAGGAATACGAATTTTGTCCAACACCCGATTGCCCTAACATCTACCATGCTACTGAAATATCTCAAACTTATCATTGTTCTATGTGTTTTGTGAGAACCTGCACACGTTGTCACAAAAATGCCCATTTACTAAATGAGGCTTGCTCAGCTGACCCCGATTCCAACTCAATAGGTAGATGGATGGAAGAAGATCCAGAAAATCGAAAAAAGTGTCCAGGCTGTGGATTTGGTATTGAGAAAAATGAAGGATGTTTTCGCATGAGTTGCACAAAATGTAATGCTCATTTTTGTTGGAATTGTCTTACTGTTTACCCAAGTATCTCAGCAGTGTATGGTCATAACTGTCCTGGAAGAGCTGGTCGTCCTCAATAG